The Rhineura floridana isolate rRhiFlo1 chromosome 10, rRhiFlo1.hap2, whole genome shotgun sequence genome includes a region encoding these proteins:
- the POLR1F gene encoding DNA-directed RNA polymerase I subunit RPA43, translating to MAEVEDGPDQAGASTMTTTMTPAPSFAPCVEVPSFEAAQALMESHYSCLVATGHRRHIALPPRFLCRKRTGIRAQLDAELRRFSESFQGVPVAYDDIKITNELGDIIDDIGAVHLDVEANFVIFQPKPGKKLVGTINKIAPSHIGCLVHGCFNASIPKPDYMSADEWKNLGFQIGNRLIFKVLCFDSDSAGVFCIRGKLCRKSTGKELPKEKHKKKHDNPCDTQNSTEEMELDIATTGVEEMQNNYIDNGIYDMPENVDGQERADLGLPASDSSGYYSDHGKSKKKRRKLSEEENGLPGLLKPKTKKNRKE from the exons ATGGCGGAGGTAGAGGACGGCCCTGACCAGGCAGGAGCATCTACCATGACGACGACGATGACCCCGGCGCCCTCTTTTGCCCCCTGCGTCGAGGTACCTTCGTTCGAGGCTGCCCAAGCCCTGATGGAGAGCCACTACTCCTGCCTGGTGGCGACCGGGCACAGGAGGCACATCGCGCTGCCACCGCGTTTCCTCTGTCGCAAGAGGACGGGGATTCGCGCGCAGCTAGACGCCGAGCTGCGCCGCTTCTCGGAGAG CTTTCAAGGTGTTCCTGTGGCTTATGATGATATTAAAATAACAAATGAACTGGGAGATATAATTGATGACATTGGAGCTGTCCATCTGGATGTTGAAGCAAATTTTGTCATCTTTCAGCCTAAACCAGGGAAAAAACTTGTG GGTACGATCAATAAAATTGCACCTAGCCACATAGGCTGTCTCGTACATGGATGTTTCAATGCTTCCATCCCAAAACCTGATTACATGTCAGCCGATGAATGGAAAAACCTTGGCTTCCAAATAGGCAATAGACTGATATTTAAAGTGTTGTGTTTTGATTCAGATTCTGCTGGAGTATTCTGCATCCGAGGAAAACTGTGTAGAAAGAG CACTGGAAAAGAGTTACCAAAGGAAAAGCACAAGAAAAAACATGACAATCCGTGTGATACGCAGAATAGCACAGAGgagatggagcttgacatagcaACAACTGGGGTTGAAGAGATGCAAAATAATTACATTGATAATGGAATATATGATATGCCAGAGAACGTGGATGGACAAGAAAGAGCAGACTTGGGACTGCCTGCCAGTGACTCGAGTGGCTACTATAGTGATCACGGCAAATCtaagaaaaagagaagaaaactTAGCGAGGAAGAAAATGGGCTCCCTGGATTGttaaaacccaaaactaaaaagaacagaaaggaaTGA